A DNA window from Streptomyces sp. CA-278952 contains the following coding sequences:
- a CDS encoding LysE family translocator, translated as MPVNLSLVVGFLTLSAVLSVIPGPSVLLETSRAITVGRRSAMWIVLGNALGGLVLLALVLADLGVIVAASAELFVAIKVVGACYLFWLGFSALRAARSSSVNETFAAADAPDRTSWARSVRQGLLIGVANPKSIVSLMAVLPQFVDHSRGNLVLQMLVLGLAGGVVQTVIETTWVCAAGSMRNWFLGKTRRIRVLKASGGVTMIAFASKLANESP; from the coding sequence GTGCCCGTAAACCTGAGCCTGGTCGTCGGATTTCTGACTCTGTCGGCAGTGCTGTCGGTGATCCCGGGGCCATCTGTCTTGCTTGAGACCAGTCGCGCCATCACCGTGGGGCGTCGGTCGGCGATGTGGATCGTCCTGGGGAATGCTTTGGGCGGTCTTGTGCTCCTGGCGCTCGTGCTCGCCGACCTTGGAGTAATCGTCGCAGCATCGGCCGAACTCTTCGTGGCGATCAAGGTGGTCGGTGCGTGCTATCTGTTCTGGCTGGGCTTTAGTGCCCTGCGCGCCGCCCGGTCCAGCTCGGTGAACGAGACCTTCGCCGCAGCCGATGCCCCGGACAGGACGTCGTGGGCTCGATCGGTACGGCAGGGCCTTCTTATCGGTGTCGCCAACCCGAAGAGCATCGTTTCGCTGATGGCCGTCCTGCCCCAGTTCGTTGACCACTCGCGCGGAAACCTCGTTCTCCAGATGTTGGTCCTCGGACTCGCTGGAGGCGTGGTCCAAACAGTTATTGAAACCACCTGGGTCTGTGCCGCTGGATCCATGCGGAATTGGTTTCTGGGGAAAACCCGTCGCATCCGGGTCCTGAAAGCAAGCGGCGGAGTCACCATGATCGCGTTTGCCAGCAAGCTCGCAAACGAAAGCCCGTAG